Proteins from one Lepidochelys kempii isolate rLepKem1 chromosome 6, rLepKem1.hap2, whole genome shotgun sequence genomic window:
- the PSMA1 gene encoding proteasome subunit alpha type-1 → MFRNQYDNDVTVWSPQGRIHQIEYAMEAVKQGSATVGLKSKTHAVLVALKRAQSELAAHQKKILYVDNHIGISIAGLTADARLLCNFMRQECLDSRFVFDRPLPVSRLVSLIGSKTQIPTQRYGRRPYGVGLLIAGYDDMGPHIFQTCPSANYFDCRAMSIGARSQSARTYLERHMAEFVDCNLNELVKHGLRALRETLPAEQDLTTKNVSIGIVGKEMEFTIYDDDDVAPFLEGLEERPQRKLAPPAEEPAEKAEEPMEH, encoded by the exons TTTCGCAACCAGTATGACAATGATGTCACTGTCTGGAGCCCTCAG GGCCGAATTCATCAAATAGAATATGCTATGGAAGCTGTCAAGCAAGGCTCAGCTACGGTGGGGCTGAAGTCAAAAACCCATGCTGTTCTGGTTGCTCTAAAG AGAGCACAGTCTGAATTGGCAGCTCATCAGAAAAAAATCCTGTATGTTGACAACCATATTGGCATCTCAATTGCTGGGCTTACTGCTGATGCAAGACTGTTGTG taatttcatgcgTCAGGAGTGTCTGGATTCTAGATTTGTGTTTGACAGACCTCTCCCAGTGTCCCGTCTAGTGTCTCTAATTGGAAGCA AAACCCAGATACCAACACAGCGATATGGCAGAAGACCATATGGTGTAGGACTGCTCATTGCAGGTTATGAT GATATGGGTCCTCACATCTTCCAAACTTGTCCTTCTGCAAACTATTTTGACTGCAGAGCTATGTCCATTGGTGCTCGTTCACAGTCCGCCCGAACTTATTTGGAGAGACACATGGCTGAGTTTGTTGACT GTAACCTGAATGAGCTAGTTAAACATGGTCTGCGGGCTCTCAGAGAGACCCTTCCTGCAGAACAGGATCTGACTACCAAG AATGTTTCCATTGGAATTGTTGGCAAAGAAATGGAGTTTACTatctatgatgatgatgatgtggcGCCATTCCTGGAGGGACTTGAAGAAAGACCACAGAGGAAG CTTGCTCCACCTGCTGAGGAacctgcagaaaaggcagaagaacCAATGGAACACTAA